The following nucleotide sequence is from Drosophila takahashii strain IR98-3 E-12201 chromosome 3L, DtakHiC1v2, whole genome shotgun sequence.
TGAAAAACATGCGGCAGATATTagttttccagaggaattttgtGATAGTGTTTCTGATTGTTCTAATGTTTTAGTTGAGAATTCCGAACCAAAAAGTTTCAATACTCGTCTAGGTCAGTGGATGTCTGAAAATAATATCAGCAGAAGGCCAGCTAATGATTTGCTTCAGTTGTTGTCTGAAAAAATTCCTGGCTTGCCACGAGATGTTCGTACATTAAAATGCACACCACGTGCAGTAATTCAAAGGGATGTAGCTCCAGGAAGCTATTTTCACTACGGTGTAAAAGACGCGCTAACtgattttttaagtaataGTAGCTATTTATCTAATAGCGTAAgcctaaatataaatgtagaCGGACTTCCGTTGTTTAAAAGTTCTCTTAAGCAAGCCTGgcccattttaataaatatcaatGGCACAAAATCAGTTCTTGTAGCTGGGATATATGTTGGCAATTCCAAACCCAAGGAtcccaatatttatttagaagaATTCGTCACCGAGCTAGTTAAATTAATTCATGATGGCATGATGCATCAAGGTAGAAAACTTCTTATTGGGATTAGATCTATAGTTTGCGATGCACCAgcacgtgcatatattttgggTGTTAAACATCATACAGGATTTTTTGCTTGTAACAAGTGCACTCAAAAGGGTAAAAGTTTTCAAAGGCGAATGGTTTTTGAGTTTTCAGAAAACACCCTTCGAACAGACTATACTTTCCGAAATCGCTTACAGCCAGAGCATCATAACCTACAGAATAAACTAGCTTTAGAAAACTTGCCTATTGATATGGTCAATCAGTTTCCCTTTGATTATATGCATGTAGCTTGTCTTGGCATTATGAAAACACTACTAGTGGCTTTAGTAAGGGTTAAAGGTCACCGATTTTCTTTGAGTCGGCCTACAATCAGCCTAATAAGTTCTAAACTCATTTCGTTTAGAAGATTTATTCCTAGGGAGTTCAATAGAAAGCCGAGATCTCTTGATGATCTTGAAAGATTCAAGGCAACAGAATTCAGAACATTTATGCTGTATACTGGGCCCATTGTGTTGAGAAACTCTCTAGACAAAACCCGCTACCATCACTTTTTACTATTCAGCCTTGGAATgcgtcttcttcttcacaaAGAATATTGTATCACCAAAAACCAACTTGCATCCAGTTTACTAAACGATTTCGTAAAACAACTTCCTTTGTTATATTTGTTGCCAATgctaacttttaattttcattcccTAACACATTTAAGCGCGCAGTCACTTGCCTTCGGCTCTTTAGAGACAATAAGTTCTTTTCCATTCGAAAATTTTCTAggccaattaaaaaatatggttAAAAAATCTGATTTTGTCATAGAGCAATTGTATAATCGTATTGTAGAGCGAAGTATTTTAAACGTTGTGCCCAAAAGCAAATTgctggattttaaaaacaccacaaataaaattttctacaaagatttattttttgatttgaaagaaTCAAATAGTTTTTACTTTATTAGAGATAGCACTACatacaacatatttaaaatttgtaacattcaaaataaaactttgcATAGCCGATTAGTTGTGGATCTTgaacctttttttgttttcccaatAGACTCAACTCTTGTCGGtatattttcttcaaaaaatataaattacgaTAGCAATGTATTGCAGCATTCAATAGAAAACATTTCTGGAAAAATCTTACCTATATTCGATACTGATGTCCACATATACTTGCCATTAATTCAataatataagaaaatgtcAGACACCCCCGCAaccctttttaatttaaattctggGCAACTAGAAGAAGTACACGAATATGTTCCAGACACTCAGCAGTCAGGTAAGAATACGTCTCaatgtttttcaaataaatacattacaattatgttttttttacagcTATCTTagataaattaataagaatTGATAAGAAAATTGACATAATCATGACTAAGCTCGATCGCAACACAATAGAAATGGTGGCTCTTCGATCTGAAATATCAGTTATAAAGGCCAAGATTTGTGGAGAACTCCAAACGCCAAAAGTCGCGATGCCTATTGAGTCCTTTAAGACAGTTGTCGAATTGGACAGTTTTGAGGAGATGTTGAAGGATGAAGCATTCTTCAAAAAGTTGGTAAGTAGTCATAATCAGCAACTCACGagttaaatttaacttttatgTAATATTCTATACAGATTTCTGAACTTATGATGTCAGGCGAGAAAGCGTTTGACAAATGGATTCGAAGCTCTTGGCGCTCAATAGTGTCCGACGACCTCGCACGGCTGTACTCTTGGCGTGGAACCGAGGCCAAGAAATGTATAAGGGGGTTGCGCGTTACTCTAGCAATCCGTTGTAAGTATTTTGTATACgaataattatattacaaTGCACCATATtacaaaatcgtttttttacAGCgggatttaaagaaaaattttccCTGGAAGACGCGGACTTCGACCGGATAACCCAGAAGTTTTTCCAGTACGCCCAGGACAGGATATCCAAAAGTCAGAAGCAGAAAGTAAACGTTTAAGTACTCCAAAAGAGTCTCATATATTAAAGAGtccatatttaaaaagatattaaaataaaaaagaaaaacaaaaaatgtagtaCTGCTTTCACTGTAGGAATGAAATGGAATGAAACACcttttataaaatctttttcGATCCGCtactaatattaatttcgGATCGTTAATGATATTAAAATCGCCTCGCAAAAGATATCACCAAAGGCTCGCAAACGATCCGTTTACGAGCTATCGAAAACGAAACTTTCTCTGCCACAAACTGAGCGACCAGTGATTCGTTTTTTCATCGTTTTTGGATTCGAGGCGATAGCCGTTTTCCGTTTAAGTTTCGCGTAACTATCGTTTGCGATATCGCTAACGAACACTTGGTCCACTGGGAACTTATTAACCCTATATAAATTTCGTAGAAAAACAACCTCTTTTTATAGCATACTTAGCagcattttcattaaaaactgCCTTTAAGGCCGCCTAAGCTACTGTTTCCCCTGGCCAAATCCCAGCCACATTCTTCGACTGGTCTGAAGGAATTTACCTCGGGTCAATTATTTCACTTATTTAGCAGGCTTTAAAATTTCGCCACAAATCCACGCCTCCTCGGCAGTCGGATGTTTAATGACCAGGAGACATTGTGACAGCGTTGACAACTCGCTGGGAAATGTATTATAAACTGGGAAATGGTAAGTAGAAAAGTGGGGGGAATATTCAGAGATTCAGTGAGCATTTGAGGAAGTAAGTCGCGGGCATAAAAAGCCAAGATGTAATTTgagtaattaaaatttgacacgATAATCGAATCGCTGGCGTGGGAGTTCTGGATGGGCCATACTATGGAAAGATAGGGAGGCTGGAGCAGGTAGATCCTGGTATCCAGATCCTGGCACGACATCGTCGCCAGCCCTTTCACCCAGATTACAACTTGAGCGGCCTTAATGCCCCGCACTTTATGTACATTTGTATATGATTCGTTGTGTGTATATTCGTACATAGGGCCTGGCAGTCAATGTCAAACCACAGACTATTAAATACACACGCAGGCACGCGAAAGTGCTGAAAAACAAAGCCAGCACAAGCCAGGAAGATGAGGATGCTTATACACGGAGAAAAAGGcatgtaatatattttaaagtattattttaatactattcctagttcttttaatttcaaattttaataatagttatttattttggggTTCCAGGAACTAGATTACAATGAAAGGcactatgaaatatttatttttatttggcagAGCTTAATATACTATTAAATCAAATGATCATCACGACAAAAATACATAGATgaaatttattgtattctctcttTTTATAATTCATTCTACAATTTGACCTATTGATAACCGATTATAATatcctttaatatttataaatatgtagtATAAAAGAAGATAAATTATTAAGATAGTTTTTATTATCTCATAAGAAAGAAAGGTGACCATTAAACTTGACATCGACTTTGAGAGTTTATTTAACATCTTTAATTTGTAGAAATGAGATTTCTTTTAATGCTATCCTATCACATTCTCTCTCTGCAGTATTCTTAAATATACCATCTAATTAGATGGCCTAGATTTTCTTGCAGTGCCTTTAAGGCGGCGATGACGATAGCAATGGAGCTGGCGATGGCGGCGACGGCAGCTTCCATAATTCGCCTGACGACTCCGGGATTCGTGGGGAGTAAAAGCCATTAAAGTAACAACCAGGCACAGCACGTTTTTACGGCGACAAAAGAAGGTTCCTCAGGATGGCTCGAAATGGTTGGTGGCAAGAAGTAAGGACTCCAAGAGGGGGTTTTCAGACTCAATCGTAAGCGCAGCAGTCAGCGTCATAAACGACGGCGTCGGCATTTAGAAAGCGCAGATATTCCTGTCAAAACGATAAGCGCGCCTTCGCCAGAGTGAAAAGACAACCAGTCAGCCGAAGGGGAGGATGGTATAGGGGTTCTAAACGAGAATGGGGATGAGGATGTGGCATTACCAATCCCAGGCAGCATTTTTATGCGGCATCTTTAAACGCTTTGCGGCATTGTCATTTATGTATCTATTCCCAGAGTCTTTCCCTGCATTGCTTAAATGCCTTACGGTAATTTCATTCACTTACGCGCACATAACTTGCAGAACTCACGTATTCCCATTCggattcgcattcgcattcgcactTTCactcgtttttgtttttcttccccCGAAGGAGGGGGTTCCAAAAAGTTATGGCCAAAGTGGGGCTCAAGATTCCCTTTCCCAGAGAACCGGGAATCCGAAAGGTGCGTAATGACATTCATGTGATAAGCACACGCACACGCCCCCCGGGTGAAAGGTGGGACATTTTCAGAGGGCTGAAGCTAATGAGGCAAATTCCCCAGCTCAaagccaaatatgtacataaatCCTAGAGCGggaatagaaaataaaataaataggaaaAACGGTAGCAGTTGGTTGGCCATTGCTGGCCGCAAGAAATATGGATTGCTGCCTAATCACCTAGAGCGCCAAGGAATGGGAAATGGATCTTAGGAATGGGACAACTCCTAAGTCGCGCAAATCCCAAAATATTTCACAACTTTATCCCCTTAGGTGGGATTTTTGcgggcaaataaaaaaataaaaaaaggcggGGAAACCGAAAAAACAACGCAGCAAACGAGCATCAGTAGCACGTTAATCAAAATGTTCGGCGGGGAGAAGGCTGGgggcacaaaaaaatatcctGGCCGCCAGATATGGCCATCTTACGGGTTCCAGGATACCCAGAATAGGTACTCAGGATATACAGGATTTTCGGAGGACAGGAGCAGAGGCATCGAAGGCGAGCCGAAAATTTTAATGGCTCAATAAAAATGCCATTTGCGCAGCGCCGCTCTGCTGGCCCGCAGAAAGTTGGCTTTAAAGGCAATCGCAATCGGTAGGGCCAACCCTCCGGCAGgcgaaaacaaaagccaaacaagGCTTAACACATTTCCCCAAAATGTTTATCTAATCAGCGCAAAGTATCCTGACACCTGAGAAGAGCCAGGAACGACAGCGGCactgaaaagaaaatatttataattttgataaatgaatatagaaaatatagaaaagaTATAGATGAATATAGAAAAAGATATGGGTAGTGCATTTAATTTagtgttaaaatgtattttaattatacttcAAAtagattggcatttaaattataataaatataaatttaatgaatattaaataaatattatgtctGATAAGGAAACTAACTTCTTCATACTCGAAAACtacttgacaatttaattagcttctttttaaaatttttaaataagagtAATCTATAAGGAATGTTgcgaaattgattttatatctATTTAAACTTGATTgcctttaaaattataatagaaATTTTAAGTAATggatagtaaaataaaaagtattctGGTAAGGAGACTGCTTTCTTTAAACTCGTAAACTTTTcggaaatttattaaatttgttatttattaaataacaaaatattatttttaggtaCTATTACTA
It contains:
- the LOC108055181 gene encoding uncharacterized protein — encoded protein: MSDTPATLFNLNSGQLEEVHEYVPDTQQSAILDKLIRIDKKIDIIMTKLDRNTIEMVALRSEISVIKAKICGELQTPKVAMPIESFKTVVELDSFEEMLKDEAFFKKLISELMMSGEKAFDKWIRSSWRSIVSDDLARLYSWRGTEAKKCIRGLRVTLAIRSGFKEKFSLEDADFDRITQKFFQYAQDRISKSQKQKVNV